A window of Gossypium raimondii isolate GPD5lz chromosome 7, ASM2569854v1, whole genome shotgun sequence genomic DNA:
GTTCCCATGTGGCTTCCTCTGAACTGTGATTACGCCATAGCACCTTCACTAAAGGAATAGATTTCTTCCTCAGTACCTTAACCTCACGATCCAAAATCTGTACTGGAACAATGTGTGTGGGATCAGAGCGGTAACATCTCAGTATGGAGACATGCAACACGTCATGAATTTCGATCTAATTTTGGAGGCAACTCGAGTTGATAGGCAACAGGTCCCACAAGATTCAGTATACAGTAAGGCCCAATAAACCTAAGGCTAAGCTTACCCTTCCGCCCAAACCTGAGTATTTTTTTCCAAGGAGAGACATTGAGAAAGACATAATCCCTCACAAAACACTCAATCTCTCGGCGTTTAAGATCCCCATAAGACTTTTTCCAATCAGACGCTTCCTTCAGTCGGTCTCGAATTACTTTTAGCTGCTCTTCTGTATCAGAAACTATCTCTGGCCTCGCCTAGCTCAGTCCAACGAGTAGGCGTacgacacctacgaccatataacTCCTCAAACAgtgccatttgaatactggACTGGTAGCTATAATTATACGCAAACCCTGCTAGCGGAAAATGATCTTCCTAGCTGCCTCGGAAATCCAATACAAAACACCTTAAAATATCCTCCAAAATTTGAATGaccctctcagattgaccatctatCTGGGGATGAAACGTAGTACTAAAATTCAGTCTTGTACCCAAAGCCTCGTGtaacttcttccaaaatcgtGATGTAAATGAGGATCTCTATCAGATATAATAGAATccggtaccccatgcagtcttacaatctcagCCACATACAGCTTAG
This region includes:
- the LOC128042534 gene encoding uncharacterized protein LOC128042534; this encodes MHLGGNKLYRDLREFYWWSALKCEVTDMKLAKLYVAEIVRLHGVPDSIISDRDPHLHHDFGRSYTRLWARPEIVSDTEEQLKVIRDRLKEASDWKKSYGDLKRREIECFVRDYVFLNVSPWKKILRFGRKVQILDREVKVLRKKSIPLVKVLWRNHSSEEATWEPEEAMRR